DNA from Acidobacteriota bacterium:
AGCATGATTCTGGCCTGTTGCACCTGATTTTTGGTCTCTTGAGCCAAAACCTGAGCCTGTCCCAAAAAATCCAGAGCTTTGGATGTCTGATTGGTCTCCAGAAAAACCCTTCCTAAATTGAAGAGGGCCAGGGCCTGAGTGAGCTGGTCTTTTTCGGAACTTGATATTTCAAGTGCTTTTTCAAAATGTTCAATTGCCCGGGCAGAATCCCCTAACGTTAAGTAAATCTTACCAATATTGTTGTGGGTGATCCCGATTGGGCGTTTATTAATGAGCGTTTTTTGGAATGGTATAGCCTCAAAGTAATATTCAAGTGCTTTTTGTTCTTCTCCCAGGTCATCATACACCCGGCCCATATTATTTAAGGTGGCAGCAATTCCAGCATTAAACTCCAGTTTCTTTGCCAGAGGGAGCGATTTTTGATAACACTCAAGGGCCTTTTGCTTTTCACCAAATCGGTTATAAGCCACCCCAATCGCCAGGTAAGTCATGGTAACGCCCACCTGATTTCCCAATTTTTCATTGATTTTCAACGATTGCAAATACAGGTCTAATCCTTTTTGGTCTTCATTGTTTGATAATGCTGCTTGACCCATTTTTTCCAGTATTAAGGCCTGGCTGAGTTCATCGTTGAGCGCCAGGTAAATCTTGAGTGCCTGGGCGTAGGCTTCCTGTGCGTTTTGGATTTGGGTGGCGAGCAACCAGATGTGCCCCATCAGTGCATAGGTACTTCCCTGATCTTCAATTTGATTCAGTGTCTGGTAGGTACGCAGAACGGTCTTGAGTTGAGCAATGGCCTGTTCTAAGGCTTCTGGGGTCTGGGTATTGTACAAACTTTGGGCTTTGTAATAATCATCGTCAGCAGCAAGCAGCAGGCGATCATTTTCCGTCGGTTGACGGATCACCGTTTCGATCACGTAATCACCAGCAGAAGCTGGGGTATACCCTTTGACCTGTACCCGATACAAGCCATCATCCTTAAGAAGCAGACGCACATTTTCCTTGCCTCTCCCCATGACACCGTTCTGGGAGATCAGCTTTTTCCCATCCGGAGCAAAAACCTCAACCACAAGGTTCACCCCTTTTTCTGTCACCCATGCCGCCATGAAGTGTTCAGCTTTGCCCTGAATTGTGTAGCGATGCAATTCCTCAGGCTTGAAGCTTCGCTCAACCGGCGTTCCGGGTTGGAGTTCCTGGATTGGCGCCAGAGCGGGTGGCGGTTCCTGGATGGAAATTGCCGACGCTGCAGTGACTGACTTTACGGGTTGAAATCCAAGACCGGTCAATACCATCAGTAAGCAAACAAGAGCAAAGCGACGACCTCGACTGGCGTTCATTGGGCACACTCCTGATATTGATGAAGGGAAAATGAAGAATTGAGATGAGTATTGGGGTCACCAACCCTCGACTCAGGGTTGGGTGTGAAGAGCAGATGTCGTGATCGGAGGGACTATCGCATTCTGACTTTTAGGAAGCAACTGAATCTGGTTCAGGCTTTTGGTTCCTGATCGTGGTACACGCCCTGGATTGGCAGCAGATGGTATCCAAAATATATCGCTAATGTAAGTGGAGCGAATCAAAGATGGTAGCGCAAAATCAAAGCCCGTCACCTTCATTGAGAAGGTGACGGGTTTTTGGCTGTGAATAATTGTTTTTTTGGTCAGGCAGGTGGATGTTCAAGCCGGGCAAGCCGCTGGGCGTGATCAATGGTCAGCATGGTCAAAACCGCAAACTTGTCTTTGAGTTCTGATTGCCACTGTTCCTGCATCTTCGCAAAGTGGGAAAGTTGATCTTCAACTGATGAAACCCGCTCGGTCAGGGTATTTAAACTTCGTGTAACGGTACTCAGGGTTTGGGTAATCGAAACAAGCTGATCCTGGGTTTTTTCCTGTTTTTCAGTAACCCGGCCAACCATCTCCTTCAGGACTTCAATATCCACACTGAACTTCGCCTGCTGGGTCAGTATGAATTCCATTGTGTGTTCCATTTCCTCAAATGTCATTGCATCACCTCAGATTCTACCATTTTGGAATGAAACGGTCGTATCAGAAAACAGTCAAGCTATTCATTCAAATAAACTTAGTGAACTACTGACTACTGACTACTGACTACAAACTGGTATTATTTTGTCTCTGACGTGGCAGGTGCCACCTTTTCGCTTTTGCCAGCTCTGGTTTTCTTATTTCGAACCAGTCGGGTGGTGACTCGCGGCTCCATGGCCTGCATTGCAACCAGGACATTTTGGGTGGCGGCAATGGCACCACGTGGAACGCGCAGGTGATACCGCCCCGGAGGCGTGATGTCTCGGAGCAACTCTGGATTGAGGCTGCGTAGCGTGTCGAGCGGAATCCCCGCCGTGTCAGACAACAACCGCAGGTCAATCGAAGCCGTCAACGGCATGCTTTCATAGGAAATCGGGGCTTCGGGCTTGATGTTGCCCAGACCGTAGTTTTCCGGATGTTTGGCAATCAGAATGATCGACAGAATGATCGGGACGTAGTTGCGGGTTTCCTGCGGAAGCAGCCCTTGTCGGTGGAGCGACCAGAAATCTTTGTTCTTGCTGCGGGCCAGGGCGCGGTCAACGTTTCCTTCGCCACAATTATAGGCCCCCATCGCCAGCAACCAGTCACCGTACCGGTTATAGAGCCAGCGCAAATAGCGGGCGGCAGCACGAGTAGGCTGCTCGATTCCGCCGCGTTCGTCCATATAGCTGTTTTGCACCAGCCCAAAGCGTGAACCGGTTGATGGAATAAATTGCCAGATCCCATAAGCCGCCGCGGTCGAAAGCGCGTTGTTGCGCCAGCCAGATTCAGCCTGGGCCAGCCAGATCAGATCAAGCGGGACTTTTTCTTCGGCAAAAATCCGACGCGCCAGGTGGAAATACTTCCCTGCGCGCCGAAGTCCCGACACCATCGTGGGGCGGCCTTTCTGACCGGTGAAGAACCGCACAAACGACCGGACTTCCGGGGTGTCTGACACGGCGTCGAAATCCAGGTCACCCAAAATCTGATCGCTTCCGCCCTGAGTCTCGTCAATTTCAACCTGAGCCAGCAAATCGAGCGGCGACGGAGCAAATGTTTGCTGCCCCCAACCGACTTCGGTGTCCTGCATCTGGATATCATATTGCCGGATGCGCTCAATTAACTGCACATAGTAGGCATACAGCACCGGATGCGAATGCACCCCAACGCCGGATTCAAACAGATAGTCAACCGAGAGATTGAAATATTCGCGGGCTGTCTGGAACCGACCTTCGTCAAATGCCTGAGTACCAAGAAAGAAATAGTTTTCAGCCCGCTGGGTCATTTGGGTCACCCACGGCGGAGTCTGGCCATTGCCGGCTGCTGGAAGTGCCGGAACATAGCTGCTGCTGTTGGATTGAGGAAGCTGGTCGGCGGGTGCTTGCTGTGCACTGGCCACCATGGGAAACAGGCTATTGGCCACAATCAGGCAAATGAGAATGAAAATAGATTGCGTGTGGCGTGAAGAGGAACGGGGTTCCTCAAAAAGTCTCGAAAAGTGCATGTTGGCTTATCTCAGAAATGAATGGATTTGGCAGTGAGGTTATGGTTTTTGGTAACGCCCGAGCGTACGAAAAGTTTCCACTGCGGCAAATATTGAGTAATGCAAATCAAGGACCAGGGTTCAGGGTTCAGGGTTCAGGGTTCAGGGTTCAGGGTTCAGGGTTCA
Protein-coding regions in this window:
- a CDS encoding lytic transglycosylase domain-containing protein: MHFSRLFEEPRSSSRHTQSIFILICLIVANSLFPMVASAQQAPADQLPQSNSSSYVPALPAAGNGQTPPWVTQMTQRAENYFFLGTQAFDEGRFQTAREYFNLSVDYLFESGVGVHSHPVLYAYYVQLIERIRQYDIQMQDTEVGWGQQTFAPSPLDLLAQVEIDETQGGSDQILGDLDFDAVSDTPEVRSFVRFFTGQKGRPTMVSGLRRAGKYFHLARRIFAEEKVPLDLIWLAQAESGWRNNALSTAAAYGIWQFIPSTGSRFGLVQNSYMDERGGIEQPTRAAARYLRWLYNRYGDWLLAMGAYNCGEGNVDRALARSKNKDFWSLHRQGLLPQETRNYVPIILSIILIAKHPENYGLGNIKPEAPISYESMPLTASIDLRLLSDTAGIPLDTLRSLNPELLRDITPPGRYHLRVPRGAIAATQNVLVAMQAMEPRVTTRLVRNKKTRAGKSEKVAPATSETK